The following is a genomic window from Podarcis raffonei isolate rPodRaf1 chromosome 5, rPodRaf1.pri, whole genome shotgun sequence.
CAGCTTCATCAAAAGTCATACAGTCTCAAGTTCAGTAGTATGTTTGGTGATGCTGCTGCTCACTTGAATAGGGCTGGGACCAGCATCGAAACTCCCATTGtactaggcgcattttgcaacattCTCTGTTCTCCAGTCCAAACCCCATGTTTTGCAGCCTATCCCCCCAAAGCACAGAAAGCAATACTGTGTATCAAACTGAGGCTATTCCAAACCAATGCAAAAGTTATTGCaataattcatttcatttatgcaAGCAGTTTCTAAGCTcagggcacagtactgcacctaagatttcagattaaaactgctactgctggaaagaaaggaggacctttttctgcctccctacttccagccactctctgaagactggagaagggaccctcataagaatattagaGGGCTGGGCAGGGGGAgtgtggctttgttttttgcagtcttcagatgaggactagaccatgtgaaaaatgaacatacggttttagctgcagttcattcattttcagctttgcattcttgttgTAAAAACAGTGTGCCTAGACACTCTATTAcggtgcccataacctaggtttaagcttCATTTAGCACCTAGCTTTCAtacctcagtttctaacactgactggGACATGACAGCTGTGAGACCGAGACTGAACAGTTGCACCAGCAGAAGTGCTGGATTGATGACGGCAGTCCCACCTGGGCAACTGCATGGTCCCAATCTGTTTGCCTTTATATCCCAGCCCCACTGAGATAATCAGCAGCAACACTGGTGCTGAGTGGGTGGTTTCATCCCATCTCATATACTGCTACTGCACAAGTTTGTGAACAGCAGACAATAATTTATTGTAACATCTTGTGATCCTAATTCATACCTGAGTGTGTCAGTGTAGATGTAACACTGACTCCCTTCTTAAATTTGGCTGCAGCTGTTCCCTGATTTGATGTACATTTCCTTCTGCCAACCTTAATTGTGGTATAGGGTATACTTTTCCTGTGAAGCCAACCCACCTTAGGAAGGCTGAGAGCCATGCTGCATATTATTACATTGTGCACTGACCTAGAGGGTCGTGTGTCTCCCTCTTTCACTCTCCCATCTGCGGGGAGAGGAAGACTCTGCCTAGCCAAGATTTGGATTTTTGAATAGGTGCACTATACAGTCAGTGGAAGTAAGACTCAAACTTCTATAGTGCAAACCTATCCATTACATTTCTGTTCAAAAGTAAGGACCGCTGAATTCAGGCTTACTCTTAGAGAaaaatgtgtaggattgcagccttagttgaaCTTAATGAAAGAGATCTTTGTTCACCTACTTAAGCAGAAACTTTTTCATGTCTCCTGCTTATGAAAAAAATAAGATTAGAATCTGTTCTGTTACAACCAGTTAAACTTGAAGTGGAAGGCAGTGAGGTAACTATTTCCAATGTGTGCCTTGCTTAAATTGGAAGGCTGCAAATATGCAGTTTCTTGAGTTGTATTATGTCCAATTTTATGAGACTGTCTTTATGTAGTCAAATGAGTTGGAATCTGTGATCTTCTGCCTCTAGTGGTGTTTTCTTTTTAGAttctgtgttttttggggggtgggcttgTTTGTATGTCTTTTTCAATGCAGCTGTCTATTCCTCTCCAGGAACAACGCCCCAGTTTGAGAAATGGGGATCTGAAGCTCTCCTTCAAAACAAGGGAGTCAGAATTGTTATCACCTTGGTTGAATCATGTTGAGAACAAGTTTTCTCCACACAACCTTCACAAAACATTAAACTTTGACAAATTTAGTTAGAGCAGATTGTATGTCCTTGAAGGTGAGATTACACAGGAACTATTCTGGAGGtgctctttccatcccttggatATTGTCTTACAAGGGAATAAACACTTTGACAGCCTTATCCGAGATAGCAGAGAGCTGACAAATCTTCTACAATCTAGGAAGATTAAAGGTCTTTGATTCTTGTGACCCACACCAAGtgatttttaaagtttaaaacaacattttgtaCAAGTTGTATATTCTTGcttgaaaaattaattaaaacgCTTCCCTGCTTTGCATCCGAGACTTTCTCTACAGCTTTACTGTGGTTCAAATTCTCAAAGGGCAAGcacaaactatttttaaaaacaaagatttATCACCTGTTAATTACTAGTAGAACTTCAACCAACACAATCTATATACAGATTAGGCAGGAATTTAGGAGACAAGGCAAGCATATGCTTTGGTCTTGTTAGGATGTTTTACTAAGTTTTCATTGTTCACTTAATAATCGTGGATATGCATGAGTGGAGTTCAACCACATATAACCCCTTTCCTGCTTCTATAGTCTTTTTTACATGGGTAGCAAAAACACCCCAGGATTCAGTACAGACATTATTTTCAGTTACGTCTGAACTGGAAACTATGGCACAATGCTTCCAAACAAGCCAGGAATATAAGCCAGTTTTTTATTTGGAATTACTTCACCATGGTTCCCTGTTTCAACGCTGTCTAAATACTGTACATTGCCGTTATTTGAACTAGCATCTGTATATTGGGGATGGCAAAACtttagccatccagatgttgtttgactataGCTCCAGTCAccgctggccattggccatgctgattggaGTTGATTGAAGTTAGTTGCCATCAAcatccagaggttccccatcttgCTGTATATGATTGTATGAGCATGGCTAATGAGATGGGGCCAGCTAAACCTTCCGCATGTGAAACTGAATTATTGCTTTAACTTGCCAGGTGAACTTTAGTTCCTCGGGACTGAATTATCAAGCCTGTCATCCAGGATGTTGAGTTCGTAATTGCCCCAAGCAGGCACTGCTTGAAATACTGAATTATTAAACGAGTTCTCTAAGGAAGCATGTCTCTTTGTTTAAAACAGACTTTCTTCCACAAATCCCCTTTCCACTAGCAGTTTAGTTCAAATAATTATTGGTAATACGTGAACATAATAATGTTAACTTCTCAAATGTAATTATCAATGCCTGGCATTTAAAGCTTTTTACCCTTAAGTTTCCCCCCCTTAAGTATATATAAAATGGAATAATATAAGTACAGAGAACAGAGATTGAAATTCATGAGACTTTAAGTTTGTGAATTTAGTTGAGTTGGGTAAAGAGTTGGCATTGCTACTTTTCTTGCAAGAGTCacaacccaacaacatctggaatgccatAAGTTATCCTCTCCTGCAGCAGTACATCTAATCTATCATTGCTCTATGTTGATGATTTAAATATAAACattcatatttatatattttcttaaatgtatatctcacctttcttcaGTCTTGGAACCTGTGGTTCCCAGGTGGTCATTCATCCAGGTCTCATGCCTTCAGAGCACACCCTAGCACATGCATGTcaacatttcagtttttaaatTCAGAAATCATGCGCTAATAAGCAAGCATGTTTTCCATCAGAATATAAATTCTTGACACCTGAGAAAAAAATCTTCATGTTTACATATTTCTAAAAAATCGGATTTGATTCCTTTTAGGAGATAAATCTTTGTTGATATGGTCTTCTTGTGGATAGTATGTTAGTATGCATTAATAAATGATTTTTCATTGCCCCAAATGATCAGAAACATTCTTTTTAGCCCTGCAAAGAGCACTTTACCAATaaataatttttcttttaaaattgtgcAACCCACAAAATATGGCTCCATGGAATCACTagggcagtgttcaaaattctcATTGTGCTAGGCgcgttttgcaacagggaatttcattaatgcaagcagtttctgagctctgagcgcagtactgcacctaagaattcagattaaaactgccactgctggaaggaaaggaccttttcctgcctcactacttccagccactctctgaagactggagaagggaccctcataagaatattagaggggagggcagggggagtatggctttgttttttgcagtcttcagatgaggactagaccatgtgaaaaatgaacataaggttttagctgcagttcattcattttcagctttgtattcttgttataaaaaagcgcacCTAGACACTCGATTGTgatgcccataacctaggtttaaggtgccatttagctcctagctttcatacctcagtttctaacactgcactaGGATGATTAACATGCCAGTGAATTACCCTTAAGTTTTAGAGCTAAGGCATTTCCCCCTGTTTCCTCTGCTATTCTTCCCCATTTCCTCTGCATTAAAGCATTCTGCTCAGTCTATGGAAGTTCACATGAAGGTCAATTTTTTTCAGATGAAGACAGCCCATCAGTGTAGTAACTTCAGCTGGCATGTACACTAATTTAACTCTGTTCACTCGTGCTTAAAATACCCTCTAATTCCTTTGGGAATTAAGCTTAGGATATCATCACATGACTGGTGCTCTGTTCAGTCTGAAATGCTAAGAAATCTGTCTGAACCTGAggaatttcaaaaaataaagtgaGCAAAGTTTGCTCCAAGGGAAAATACATCTATGAGTTCAATGGTGTAATTTTAAAATTGATTACGTAAGGCTGTTAGCCATCTAAATAACTTTTAGTTgattaataaaatgcatttaatgCTCAACTGGGTGATTAAGTAAGTTTACACATCACAAATAAAAACATGTCCTTGctgattaacccccccccccccgctagttAATGGCTAAAGATATTTCGTTTTTTCCCCGTGTATTAAACACtgctgtgtataagacaccccctatttggggggactcaaaattaagaaaatggggggagattgcctctgtgtataagactaccccccctTTTAACAgtattttttagtaaaaaaaaacctagtcttatacacggaaaagtatggtaattaAATTGATCCACTATGTAAATTACAACTTGTAGTTTtacaaaagctttttttttagtttagctTTGAAAATTGGTTTCTTTCTTTAAATTCAGTAGTGCTGTGTCTTTCAATTTTTTGTATTTTAGTATGGTGGCATTTTGATATGGTCTGCCTTGTGGAGAACTGGGATTAGAAGTGTCAGGCTAATAAGCTAGAGAAAAATGTTTTGCTCCAAAAAATTGTACTTCATGCATTTTGAAGCAGGATAACTTTGTAGAATATTCTCACAAACTGACTTTGAGAATTGCTTTTTAAACAACTAGAGCATAACTTTTATTATAAATTGAAACCCAGtacttatttatatatttctttgTTTTAATGGGGAAATGGCATCTGGCTATTTTTGTAGTGGTTTGTATAGCGTAGTTAGCAATAGATCCCTTCTGGTAACCCTCTAAATTACCAAGTATGACATAAATGTGTGTAGGAAATGTAAAAGAGACAGATTAAAATATCCTATGGGAATAAATCCTTGGGCTTAATACTGCAGTTCATTTTTCAAGCGGCAAAAATAGTGACTACAGACGCTTTTCTTGCCCATCACATGCTTTGAGAATCTGTGCTctctttaaatgcacattttaaggAAGACTCTCCATGACATTTCATCCAGTCTGTGCTTCTGCATTCAGATTCTTTTGTCTGGTCCACTTACTGATCACTTTTGGATGACTATATATTCACTTAGGTTGAGATTTGAACAAGATACACCCATACACACACCCTTTTCATAAGCTGTGATTTAAATCAGGAAGTCTCTAATCacactttcccctttctttaGAACAGGGAGACCATGCCTACCAAGTTCAGAACAAGTCAAAATCTTGAAACTGTGGTTCAAAACTGTTTTAAAGAGTCTGCCTTGTTCCAGAATTGGTAAATGGGTGAAATGGGAAACTGGTTAGAGAATGTGGTTCAATCACAGTTCATGCAAAGGGGTTGTATGCACAGGCCACAGACTTATTTGGAGAAGGGCTATAGCTTTATAGGAGAGCATGTTTTGTTTGCAGAAAGTCGTAGGTAGAGCTTGGAAAGACTTGCACCGGAAACTATGGAAAGCTACTGCCAGTCTCTATAGAGTCAGTGGGTCAGTGATGGAACAGTGATTTGGATTGGTGTGTTTCTGTGTCTTATTAAAGCAAGATAATGAACTTCTGAACTGGATTGGAACCCGGTATCATTAAGTGAGTGTAGCATGCCAGCAGAAGTGGATATTAAGCCTACCCACTGCAGCGAGGGTTAGCTCTGATTAGCCTCTGTATAGGATGCTGGaaagggatgcgagtggcgctgtgggttaaaccacagagcctaggacttgccgatcagaaggtcggcagtttgaatccccacgacggagtgaggtgagctcccattgttcggtcccagctcctgccaacctagcagttcaaaagaacgtcaaagtgcaagtagataaataggtaccactctagtgggaaggtaaacggcgtttccgtgcactgctctggttcgccagaagcggcttagtcatgctggccacatgactcggaagctgtacgccggctccctcagccaataaagcgagatgagtgtcgcaaccccagagtcggccatgactggacctaatggtcaggggtccctttacctttaccttaggatgCTGGAGGTCTCAAACTGAACACAGGCGATGGGACCCAGCTAAACCACTGTAAACTTTGCAGTGATCTGGTAGCTTGCTAAGGGCTGGAACTGTTGGACTGTATAGATTGCCATAGGTTATATTATACCTATCGGGTCAGCAACAGTCCTGTGATACAAAATGAGTAGGCTTCCATCTGACACTAAAACAAAATTATCAGCACTCACATAAAATTAATTtgatataaaattttattttggtgGAGATATCTATCTGTTCATCTATCCTGTACCGTGTACTGCTACTGCAAATACTAGCTTAAATGGACATGTATCACTTTCTGCAGCTTGCTTAACTGGTGAGAATTATATTTAGAAGATTCTCAGTGGTGCTACTTTTCTGTTTTGTCCACATTAAAGGCTAGATTATCTTTTTtgaagaaaggggtggggtggtttGCAAGCATGAGTCCCCATTTTAAGGAAAGCGATGGAATGGAGGGTATTTTCTCCTTGTTATATGATTTAACTCATGGTAGTGAAACAATAGCTGCTTCTTCCAAATAGGTTGTTTTGTTCATTTTCCGGCAGAAGTTGGTCAGGCTATCAGAGCTGCTTTGATTTAAGCTAGAGTAAAAGGGCTGTTTATCAGAAAGGTTCTGACTCTTTCAGCTGCTGTCTGCTACCTATGGTTCCCATCTTTCTAAAACATGAATACAAGCAGCAAGTAAGCATAGTTTAAATCACTGCAAAATGTGTATCCTGTGTTCCTGTCATTGATGTATTGGAAATTAAAATGGTTGTCACATCTTTCCTTTTCAGGTGCGGTGGATGATGTACTGGATTGTGTTTGCTCTTTATACTGTTACTGAAACAATAACGGACCTCATGATATCTTGGTAAGATATGTTTGGGTTCAGAGAATAATGTTACAATTCCAGTTGTGTTTTGACATATTGTAGTTTATAGTGTCACTTTATCCGAATTATCTTATGCTAGTTCTGAAAAAGGTAGAGCTATAAAATACCAATAATATGTAAAACTAGATTAAGGATTATTGATAATTAAAGTAAAGCCAAAAAAAGCTTTTGTTTAAAACGTGTTATTATTCAGTATCATCCAGAGCTTTCTGATCTAGAAGGAATGTACCTGTTACTAAAATAACAGAACCCAATTTTGAATTTGATTTGTTTTGCAGGTTTCCATTGTACTACGAGCTGAAGATTGCATTTGTTATTTGGTTGCTCTCTCCATATACTAGAGGGGCAAGTTTAATATATAGGAAGTTTCTTCATCCTCTTCTTTCTTCAAGAGAAAGGGTGAGACATTCCtctctttgtgtttttaaaataatttattccataatataaataaaaaaataatgcaattggggtggggaggggaggagaaacttGCATTAGTACTTTGTATTTAACACTGAGAATGTTATGTCAAAATAGATTAATGTCCACACTGTTTGCCTGTTTTTCCCCTTAGGAGATTGATGAATATATTGTGCAAGCCAAAGAACGCGGTTATGAAACAATGGTTAACTTTGGTAAACAAGGCTTAAATTTAGCTGCTACTGCCGCAGTGACAGCAGCTGTAAAGGTAAATATTACTTAACCGTTCATTATAAAAATACATTGCATATTAAGTTGGATAACTTTTTTCTAACAGCATGTTCTAAAAGTATGTCCTCTCTTAAACACTAGCTatattatgattttttaaaaaaaatagtgaagatgaccctttctttctctcttgttgCCTTTTCTTGCTGGTAATCACACTCCGTAGGATTTCTGGCTTCTTTCTGCTGTTTTCCTTCAATCAAGTTGAGGTAATTGTTCATGGAAATTAAAGCATGAAGCAGTGCTACAGTACATATGAGTTGGCAAATTAATATGAATCCCCACTGAattctctttaccttttttagaatAAAATATTAATTCACTACATGAACTTGAACCATAACTGTTCTTGCTTAGAGTTGTGTGATATTTGAAAACATTAATTTAATTGGGCTGCTGCACTTGGACTCAAAAGGTGCTCTTGACTTTCTGTGACGTGTCTAAGTAATAAGCTTCTTGGCTCTTCCTGTAATTCAGGCATGTAGCTAATGGACACTAATGAAGTCAACATTTGTAACTATAGCAATATAAAAGGAGAATCTATACATCTCCAGTCAAAGATGTGCTTAGAATAAATGGTACAAGATAGGTTGAACAAGATGGACATTGCCTGCAGTAAATTTCCATGCATTAGTGAAGGGTagcttcctcttttctccctgtCTTTCATATTTCTAGGAAATTATAACTGCAACTAGTAGAAGTGTAACCTTCCTAATACTTGTAGCAATGCTTTGTAGACAAGTTTCACCAGCAGTCAATGGATCAGAAACAAAAAGGTAGTGGAAATGCTTAAAAATATATCTGGCTAACTTTAAAGAGGAATCTTCAGAGCAAAGCCCCTGCCCTTCTCTTTCACTTTCCTCAAGGTGAAGGAGAAAGAACAAGAAATGTGAACATTTGAACAGTCAGATTCACATTAGATATTACAAGAGAAGCAAAAACAAATCAGAGCAGGAAAAACCAGCTTGCAGCAAGACATGGATATGTCAGAGCAGTCAGGCTGAAATCCTTCCTTAAAAAAGCCAGATGAACCTTGTGCCTGAAGGATCAGCTGTTGAAACCCTAGGGAGAGTATTCTATAAAATTGACACTGCAGCCCCAAAGGCCTTACTCGTAGTAGATACCTGATGAACTTCAGCTGGCAGCAGGACACTGGACATAGCCTTAGATCAagcatagccagtgatcagggatgatggagttgtagtgcagcagtatctggaaggctacaggtacCCCATTTCTAGTCTAAAACTTTGCATATGAGTGGAAATGTCTGTACAGCACTTCAGTGGCCCATGCTTTTGGGTTTGATGTGCTAAGAATAATTGAGATTGTTACCACTCCTCATGGAGTGCTGCCAAGCGAAAAGCTTTCAAACAGCCATAATCTGTGTGTTGTGTTTAGGCAGCAGGATAACGTTTGAACTGGTTGTCAGATATTCTTGGTAAACAACTACTCAAATTCTGCACACGGCCATTTTATTCAGGAAATAGCTATTGCTTTAATTGACACTAGATGAGATTCTGAGGAGGAATAATTACTAGTTGGCAAGGTTATGCAGAATTTGCCAttcttaggggaaattgcttgactTCTTAAGGCCTCAGTTGATCAAATCATGCCTATCTTTGGCATATGTGCACTCACACTCACATCTGCACCAGGGAGAGAGGATGTGAGCACATGACTTGCTGtggctctttttttattttaaactatggcttagtgttatgtctaCCTCATCAGTTCTTTCTGAATTGGCAGTAGCCTGATTTGATGTGACCACTGTGTTCTTACAAACGCAGAGAAACCACACATCCAGGATTTCCTAAGGCTGAGACATGAGACCTAACCTTCCTCTCTTGAGTCTTGGATCAAGGCAGAATTTTCCTGAACGTTGGAGCTCAATTTATTGAAAGAAAACAATAATGTAGGGTCATAATGTTCAGCTTTCGTCCTATTTGGCTTGTTTATGGCTTCCATTTTTCCTGGACCTGCTATTCTCAAGGTTTCATTTCCTCAACATCAAATGCTGCAAACTGCTGATGGTATGCAGCCAAAGCAGCTGCTCACTTCGCTTTCATATGTAGTACTTTATATTTGGCCATGCTTTGTCTATTTACTCTTATCCTGAGAACTAGCTGTTTAATGAAGACCATTATATTTCCAAATACATAATTTATTGTTCTGAGATGATTCCTCTGCTGGTTTATCTACAGAGGTTCATAACGGCCTTTGGTTACTGCCAATTTGTAGCTTTTTGCTCAAGGACAAAGATTTGTATGAGAAGTTCTGACCATTTATACCATGTTTCAGATCTATGTTTAAACAGGTTATTATATATCATGCAACCTCTAAGGATGTTACTACAGTACTAATGTGTTGACAGCTGAAAACAAGAAAATGAATGGCGTAAGGCTACTTTGTCAGCCATTACTGCAGCCCTTTGttaaaccaaatttctcccaaaTGTGCTTGAAAGGATTGCTGGTCCTGTTAGTGAATTAATTCACGTGGGCAGAACTGCTTAATATAGCACATGGAAGTTTTACAGCAAGGAAATTCACcatgcttaaaataaataaggaaaaggTAACTTGTATGAGCTTGCATGCTTAAGTATAAATTCAgtaattatattttaataaaattcGGAACTTTATGGCCAGGAGATTGTACCAGATGGAATGGATATATGAGGCACAGTTGGGTTGGCTGCATTAAAGATCCTATATGACAGGAGGACACAATTAAAGGCAATATAGGATAGGAAGCTAGTTGGGTCAAAGATGCTGTTCCCTGACAACTGGAGGCCTATAAAAGCTGGAGAGCTGTAATAATTCTCAAGAGTAAGTACCGGTACATAATTATAAGACTATTTTTAATAGATTGGGGTTCATTCATACAGAAATTGTGATCCAGATGCTAAATAGAATTTCACAAAAATGAGTAATCTGGGTTGGGTATTTGAAATGGTCCTGACTTACACTTAAGATGGAGGGAAACGCTTTAGTTGAGAATGCTGTTTCTTACAGTAACAAGCCAAATacttccaggaagcccacaagcaattcATGAAAGCAACAGCCACTTGTACATCCCAGCATCTCATGTTTAGtataatgcctctgaatactgagGCTCTGTTTAGCTGTGGTAGCCAGTATCCATTGATTGACCAATTTTCCATGATTTTGTTTaatctcttttaaagtcatctaagctAGTAGCTATAACTGCGTATTATGGCAAGCAATTTCATAAATTGAGTGTTGTGTATGAGGTATTTTCTTGTGTTCTGTATCTACAAAGTAGTTACATGACAGGGGACTCTTTGcacagccaatacagtggtacctctggataagcACACCTCTGGTTGTGTatccttcaggatgtgaacatgGCAAACCtagaagtatttttccaggttttgccaTATGCGTAAAAGCAGTCCCTCTGGTtgcggaaaccttgggatccaaCCGGAGTTCGAGTACGGATTCCGTCCACGACTGGAGGTACCACTATGCTGACTATCTGGGCAAATACATGTGGTACGCAGTGCAAAACATTGAATACTGTGCTTCTTCCGGCTTTCTACTTACATTTTAACTGCTGGTTTTCTGCATTGCCTTACTAGTACACTTTTGTCACTTTGGCTTCTACAACTTGGATGGATCTCATGATAAACCTTGTTAATCACTATAGGGATGAGGCTGTCCGAGCCTCAAGACTTGTGCATTCCCACCACTTCTTGTGCAGCTGTGTGAGGAGCAAATCAGAAACTTTTGTtctgattaaccacagtttagcatttcCTCTGAACCCTAAACTGTAATTAATCTAAAACTCTGGCTCGATTTAAAACAAGCTGTTTTGTTTCGAACCAACCATGGCTGGGTTTGGGCAGCGCAACAAGTGGCAGTTAATCTAAAATGGAAGTGGAAGTATCCAAAAAACCTTCTTATACCCAGGCCGGaggaaaaagcagagagagaaatgcaagAGCCTCAGGCTTGCACAGGCTTGTTCACAGACTATAGAAACTATTGCAGGTGCTACATGCACTTGCATGCTTCAGCCCTGTCTTGCacatgtgtgcgcgcacacacacacacacacaccatcctttttaaaaaaaacaacaacaggtgtCATCTTGACACTTGGAAGCATTGCTAGATAAGAAATCTTATTTGTTGCATTCAAAACTGTCAGCTTGCCCAGAACTTTACATGCCCCTTAAAATTATTTAAGGGATAGAGCTTTTCCAGGTGTATTTTTTGCAGCTCCATTTCCGTAGAGGCACTTGTACATGTGCTATACTGCAATAGTTACAACACGATCAGGAATAAGCTCCAGTGCTTTCAACGAGAATTATTCAGTCGAAGATGTATGTAGAATTGCGTTGTCACTCCCTTAATCTACAGGTGGGAGTGTAACAATACAATTCAGCTCTAATCCAAAACTGGGAAACCTCCGTTTGTGCAGAACATAACTTTTAACATACAGTCAAGATCtgacattatttttaaagagagaatgTGATTTTATAAATTGGTTTACTAGTGTAAATTTTGTATTATGCAAGTTTTAAGTTTATGTTTAAGCAAGGTGTTGCACAAAAGAACAGAATATGCTTGATGGAAATAGAAGCGCTGCATGTGATGCCTTGTAATAGTACAATTTGTATTTTGACTGTTACAAAtaaactttggggggaaatgatccTTTTCCTATTGAAacatttctcttccccctccccccttaatTTTTCAGGGTCAAGGGGCAATAACTGAAAAGCTGCGAAGTTTCAGTATGCATGACTTAACAGCTATACAAGGTGATGAACCAGTGGGACAAAGACACTACCAAACATTACCTgatacaaaaaagagaagcaGAAGCTCCACCACCAATGAAACTTTAGGTTTGTATATTACTAAAAGAATTGGGATGTTTCTGTTTTTGCTAGATCGGGTGATAACTGATACTGGATATTGCCCATTAAATTTTGTATAAAGCAAGCAGTAGATGAATACAACCATGTTATTTTACTGGAAACTGAGAAAGCCTTGTTCCTGCAGA
Proteins encoded in this region:
- the REEP3 gene encoding receptor expression-enhancing protein 3, with protein sequence MVSCIISRVVVLVFGMLYPAYYSYKAVKTKNVKEYVRWMMYWIVFALYTVTETITDLMISWFPLYYELKIAFVIWLLSPYTRGASLIYRKFLHPLLSSREREIDEYIVQAKERGYETMVNFGKQGLNLAATAAVTAAVKGQGAITEKLRSFSMHDLTAIQGDEPVGQRHYQTLPDTKKRSRSSTTNETLGYNIPLKKDSEDDKTDEEREGTYSEDETFTQRGLRRTQSMKSVKTIKGRKEVRYGSLKYKVKRRPQVYF